The following coding sequences lie in one Pseudomonas sp. B33.4 genomic window:
- a CDS encoding SDR family oxidoreductase produces MSNTLFITGATSGFGEACARRFAEAGWKLVLTGRREERLNALCAELSKQTEVHGLVLDVRDRKAMEEAIANLPPSFAKLRGLINNAGLALGVDPAPKCDLDDWDTMVDTNVKGLMYATRLLLPRLIAHGRGAGIVNLGSIAGNYPYPGSHVYGATKAFVKQFSLNLRCDLQGTGVRVSNIEPGLCESEFSLVRFAGDQERYNATYAGAEPIQPQDIAETIFWVMNAPAHININSLELMPVSQTWAGFAIERNKA; encoded by the coding sequence ATGTCCAACACCCTGTTTATCACCGGCGCGACGTCCGGATTTGGTGAAGCCTGTGCCCGCCGTTTTGCCGAGGCTGGCTGGAAACTGGTGCTGACCGGTCGTCGTGAAGAACGCCTCAATGCGCTGTGCGCCGAGCTGTCGAAGCAGACCGAAGTGCATGGCCTGGTGCTCGATGTGCGTGATCGCAAGGCGATGGAGGAGGCAATTGCCAACTTGCCACCATCGTTCGCCAAGCTGCGTGGCCTGATCAACAACGCAGGTTTAGCCCTGGGCGTGGACCCGGCGCCGAAGTGCGATCTGGACGATTGGGACACCATGGTCGACACCAACGTCAAAGGCCTGATGTACGCCACGCGCCTGCTGCTGCCGCGCCTGATCGCCCATGGCCGTGGCGCCGGCATCGTCAACCTGGGTTCCATCGCTGGCAACTATCCGTATCCGGGCAGTCATGTGTATGGCGCGACCAAGGCGTTCGTTAAACAGTTCTCGCTGAACCTGCGTTGCGACTTGCAAGGTACGGGCGTGCGGGTCAGCAACATCGAGCCGGGTCTGTGTGAGAGCGAGTTCTCGCTGGTGCGCTTTGCTGGTGATCAGGAGCGTTACAACGCGACTTATGCGGGTGCCGAGCCGATCCAGCCGCAGGACATTGCCGAGACGATTTTCTGGGTGATGAATGCGCCGGCGCACATCAACATCAACAGCCTGGAGTTGATGCCGGTGAGCCAGACTTGGGCGGGTTTCGCCATTGAGCGGAACAAGGCCTGA
- a CDS encoding cation diffusion facilitator family transporter, with translation MSNRAEQALLKQSTILMLAVAIAGIVTGFVSGSQSILFDGFFSLIATFIKVLMLITAKLIAKESNHRFQFGFWHLEPMVLLIEGSFLMLIAIYAFLNGVFGIINGGREIELGLVIIYAAVFTVVEFAYFFYVRQRNRKLKSSLIQFDNISWLVDAMLSVGLLISFLAALLLKSQGYGQWAVYVDPLILIVLALTMLPPAFKILGPALRDVLGIAPDTLDDQVRQVMEAAKTEHGFDDYVSYVQKHGRARFIEIHVVLPADYALSNVGQLDALREEISAKLGKPDAARWLTISFTGDKKWIA, from the coding sequence GTGAGTAACCGAGCTGAGCAGGCACTGCTCAAACAATCGACCATTCTGATGTTGGCTGTGGCGATTGCCGGGATCGTCACCGGTTTTGTTTCAGGTTCGCAATCCATCCTTTTCGATGGTTTTTTCTCGCTGATCGCAACGTTCATCAAAGTTCTGATGCTGATCACTGCCAAGCTGATCGCCAAGGAAAGCAATCACCGTTTCCAGTTCGGTTTCTGGCATCTGGAGCCGATGGTGCTGCTGATCGAAGGCAGCTTCCTGATGTTGATCGCGATCTACGCGTTCCTCAACGGCGTGTTCGGCATCATCAACGGTGGCCGCGAGATCGAGTTGGGCCTGGTGATCATTTATGCGGCGGTGTTTACCGTTGTCGAGTTCGCCTACTTCTTCTACGTCCGGCAGCGTAACCGCAAGCTCAAATCCAGCCTGATCCAGTTCGACAACATCAGCTGGCTGGTGGACGCGATGCTATCCGTGGGCTTGTTGATCAGTTTCCTTGCGGCGCTGCTGTTGAAATCGCAGGGTTATGGTCAGTGGGCGGTGTATGTCGACCCGTTGATCCTGATCGTGCTGGCGCTGACCATGTTGCCGCCGGCGTTCAAGATCCTTGGCCCGGCCTTACGCGATGTGCTGGGGATCGCGCCGGACACACTGGATGATCAGGTGCGCCAAGTGATGGAGGCGGCGAAAACCGAGCATGGTTTCGACGATTACGTGTCGTACGTGCAGAAGCACGGGCGGGCACGGTTTATCGAAATTCACGTGGTGTTGCCGGCGGATTATGCGTTGAGCAATGTCGGACAGCTGGATGCGTTACGCGAAGAGATTTCGGCGAAGCTGGGCAAACCGGATGCGGCGCGCTGGTTGACCATCAGCTTTACCGGGGACAAGAAGTGGATCGCCTAG
- a CDS encoding AGE family epimerase/isomerase, with the protein MPHASRSTALPELTSLFDDVQQHFVNVIVPLWQGPGWNADMALPFEALDAEHQPLPPQRYRAMACARQLYLFSSLIGVVDNADVRAAALFRSLQRHFHDAEHGGWFYSIDAQGKPLDQRKDLYTHAFILFACAHYWEKSGEPLAESTLNAALEIIGRRFATGDGLYEACLERDWITLQTGPLQNPLMHLAEAFLATLAVREDARTQQALLELCTAMHKQFVDPQYGVLMEKPLGAVDNWYEPGHQFEWYFLLESSALLRGSKLHAALDRAFAFTEQYGVVQPSGAVRAMLDLEMDGRPRDSTQRIWAQAEYLRALTLRQGSEAVVLRQLQALQQRFLHTGGWHECRDELGEVSRKDMPSTTPYHLATCYHGLAEYLR; encoded by the coding sequence ATGCCCCACGCTTCCCGCTCCACCGCCCTGCCCGAATTGACCTCCCTGTTCGATGATGTGCAACAGCACTTCGTCAACGTGATCGTGCCCCTCTGGCAAGGCCCGGGCTGGAACGCCGACATGGCGCTGCCCTTTGAGGCGCTGGACGCCGAGCACCAACCGCTGCCACCGCAGCGCTACCGGGCAATGGCCTGCGCGCGGCAGTTGTATCTGTTTTCCAGTCTGATCGGGGTTGTGGATAACGCTGACGTACGCGCGGCGGCGCTGTTCCGCTCCTTGCAGCGGCACTTTCACGATGCCGAGCATGGCGGCTGGTTCTACAGCATCGACGCCCAAGGCAAACCGCTGGATCAGCGCAAGGATCTCTACACCCACGCCTTCATCCTGTTTGCCTGCGCGCATTACTGGGAAAAGTCCGGCGAACCGTTGGCTGAGTCGACGCTCAACGCGGCGCTGGAAATCATTGGCCGACGTTTTGCCACCGGCGATGGTTTGTACGAAGCGTGCCTGGAGCGCGACTGGATCACCCTGCAAACCGGTCCGCTGCAGAATCCGTTGATGCATTTGGCCGAAGCGTTTCTCGCCACCCTGGCGGTTCGCGAAGATGCCCGGACGCAGCAGGCATTGCTGGAGTTATGCACAGCCATGCACAAGCAGTTCGTCGATCCGCAATATGGCGTGTTGATGGAAAAACCGCTCGGGGCTGTGGATAACTGGTATGAGCCAGGGCATCAATTCGAATGGTATTTCCTGCTGGAATCGTCAGCGTTGCTGCGGGGTTCGAAACTGCACGCGGCGCTCGACCGGGCGTTTGCCTTCACCGAGCAATACGGTGTGGTGCAGCCATCCGGCGCGGTGCGGGCGATGCTCGATCTGGAAATGGACGGGCGCCCGCGAGACTCGACTCAGCGGATCTGGGCTCAGGCGGAATATCTACGCGCGCTGACCTTGCGTCAGGGCAGTGAAGCGGTGGTGCTGCGCCAGTTGCAGGCGTTGCAGCAGCGCTTTCTGCATACCGGTGGCTGGCATGAGTGTCGGGATGAATTGGGAGAGGTGAGCCGTAAGGACATGCCTTCGACTACGCCTTATCACTTGGCGACTTGTTACCACGGTCTGGCTGAATATCTTCGCTGA
- a CDS encoding HupE/UreJ family protein: MTLKRILGAVALLLTPALAFAHPGHGDSGLIAGISHPIGGLDHLLAMVAVGLWAAQQQGAARWALPCTFVGTMLIGGMLGFEGLELPALESGIAASVLALGLAVALAVRPPLVMAVVATAVFALFHGVAHGLELPDMSSPWAYAAGFVAATAALHAAGYAVVRFLPQAAAPLVRLAGAASAVTGAWLLAG; this comes from the coding sequence ATGACACTCAAACGTATTCTTGGCGCCGTGGCGCTGCTGCTGACGCCGGCGCTGGCTTTCGCTCACCCGGGGCATGGCGACAGCGGTTTGATCGCCGGCATAAGCCATCCGATCGGTGGCCTCGACCACTTGCTGGCGATGGTGGCGGTCGGTTTGTGGGCCGCGCAACAACAAGGGGCGGCGCGCTGGGCGCTGCCGTGCACGTTTGTCGGCACCATGCTGATTGGCGGCATGCTCGGGTTTGAAGGGCTGGAACTGCCGGCGCTGGAAAGCGGGATTGCGGCGTCGGTGTTGGCGCTGGGTCTGGCCGTGGCGCTGGCAGTGCGCCCGCCGTTAGTCATGGCGGTGGTGGCGACGGCGGTGTTTGCGCTGTTCCATGGTGTGGCGCATGGTTTGGAGCTGCCGGACATGAGCAGCCCTTGGGCGTATGCGGCGGGTTTCGTGGCTGCGACGGCTGCACTGCATGCAGCGGGTTATGCGGTGGTGCGTTTCCTGCCTCAGGCTGCGGCACCGTTGGTGCGCCTGGCGGGCGCGGCTTCGGCAGTGACTGGGGCCTGGTTGCTGGCCGGCTGA